From a single Catenulispora sp. EB89 genomic region:
- a CDS encoding beta-ketoacyl synthase yields MSNSAARDEIFVTGIGAVTPLGADAPSTWAALLAGQSGVAAVTEPWAEPLPVRIAAQLHSEPDLALSRVEARRLDRCEQIALVSAREAWADAGRPEVDPERLAVVVGTGIGGVTSLLKQEATLQEKGPRRVSPLTVTMMMANGPAAWVSMELGAKAGARTPVSACSSSAEALAMAIDLIRLNRADVVVAGGTEACVLPLTMAAFAQMTVLSKRHDDPASASRPFDTARDGLVLGEGGAVFVLERAEFARARGAQPIAAVAGAGITSNAGHITASDIDGQARAIRTALREAALSPNDIGLIQAHATATPTGDREEAAAITETIGTHPAISAIKSMTGHLLGASGALAALAAAYGLRDGLAPAIRNLDDPDPQIELDLIRGAPRAGRWDAALVNSFGFGGHNVTVAFTRV; encoded by the coding sequence ATGTCCAACAGCGCAGCGCGCGACGAGATCTTCGTGACGGGGATCGGCGCCGTCACCCCACTCGGCGCCGACGCGCCGTCGACGTGGGCGGCATTGCTGGCCGGACAGTCCGGGGTGGCGGCGGTGACGGAGCCGTGGGCCGAACCCCTCCCGGTCCGCATCGCCGCGCAACTGCACAGCGAACCCGATCTGGCGCTGTCCCGCGTCGAGGCCCGCAGACTCGACCGCTGCGAGCAGATCGCCTTGGTCAGCGCGCGCGAGGCGTGGGCCGACGCGGGCCGCCCCGAGGTGGATCCGGAGCGCTTGGCGGTGGTGGTCGGGACCGGCATCGGCGGCGTCACCTCGCTGCTGAAGCAGGAAGCCACGCTCCAGGAGAAGGGGCCGCGCCGGGTCTCGCCGCTCACCGTCACGATGATGATGGCCAACGGACCCGCCGCCTGGGTCAGCATGGAACTCGGCGCCAAGGCCGGAGCCCGCACCCCGGTCAGCGCCTGCTCCTCCAGCGCGGAGGCGCTCGCGATGGCCATCGACCTGATCCGCCTGAACCGCGCGGACGTGGTCGTGGCCGGCGGCACCGAGGCCTGCGTCCTGCCCCTCACGATGGCCGCCTTCGCCCAGATGACGGTCCTGTCCAAGCGCCACGACGACCCGGCGTCGGCCTCCCGCCCCTTCGACACCGCCCGCGACGGCCTGGTCCTCGGCGAAGGCGGCGCGGTCTTCGTCCTGGAGCGCGCCGAGTTCGCCCGAGCCCGAGGCGCCCAACCGATCGCCGCCGTCGCCGGCGCGGGCATCACCTCCAACGCGGGCCACATCACCGCCTCCGACATCGACGGCCAGGCCCGCGCAATCCGCACAGCCCTCCGCGAAGCCGCCCTGTCGCCGAACGACATCGGCCTGATCCAAGCGCACGCCACCGCGACCCCCACCGGCGACCGCGAAGAAGCGGCGGCCATCACCGAAACCATCGGCACCCACCCGGCGATCAGCGCCATCAAATCAATGACCGGCCACCTCCTCGGCGCCTCCGGCGCCCTCGCGGCACTCGCCGCCGCCTACGGCCTCCGCGACGGCCTGGCCCCCGCCATCCGCAACCTCGACGACCCCGACCCGCAGATCGAGCTCGACCTGATCCGGGGCGCACCGCGCGCTGGGCGCTGGGATGCGGCGCTGGTGAACTCTTTCGGGTTCGGGGGGCACAA
- a CDS encoding Ig-like domain-containing protein, with protein MAREHGRGGSAVVAVGARRVTVRPAWRRAAQLTAVAAAATLLAAGCGSSSGSKPSAMNPVANGSSAPAGAAGGSSTPGGTTTSSSPATPLVLSAKPADGTSNADPSSGIQISAAGGKIESVTAQDTKGDKVAGTLAADGSSWTSTGTLNISSSYTVTGKALDSSGAEKTISAKFTTLTPQKRLGLQSYFPDDGETVGVGQPISVNFTNPPNSKDRANVEKAMTVTTTPHVDGAWSWITSTQVDWRPQNYWASGTKVSVAMNLNGVKAGDITYGSYNKNFSFTIGRDQRAVVDTKNYTMHVYQDGKDIKEIPTDTGKAGYSTWGGTMVVLDKQPMIEMKSCSVPGFSCTPGVGEYYDLKVYDDVHLTDSGTYVHAAGWDTQIGTDNTSHGCVHLKPADATWFYNFINIGDPVTINGEPDQVHNGNGYTDWNESWQTWLSGSAAGVSTAGQ; from the coding sequence GTGGCACGTGAGCACGGCCGGGGTGGTTCTGCGGTGGTCGCCGTCGGCGCCCGCCGCGTCACCGTCCGGCCCGCGTGGCGTCGCGCCGCCCAGCTGACCGCGGTCGCCGCCGCGGCCACGCTGCTGGCGGCCGGCTGCGGCAGTTCGTCGGGCTCCAAGCCGTCGGCGATGAACCCCGTCGCCAACGGGAGTTCCGCGCCGGCCGGCGCGGCAGGCGGCTCCAGCACGCCAGGGGGGACGACGACGTCCTCGTCGCCCGCGACGCCCCTCGTGCTCAGCGCCAAGCCGGCCGACGGCACCTCGAACGCCGACCCGTCGTCGGGCATCCAGATCAGTGCCGCCGGCGGGAAGATCGAGTCGGTGACGGCCCAGGACACCAAGGGCGACAAGGTGGCCGGCACGCTGGCCGCCGACGGCTCGTCCTGGACGTCCACCGGGACGCTGAACATATCCAGCAGCTACACCGTGACCGGCAAGGCGCTGGACTCCAGCGGCGCCGAGAAGACGATCTCGGCGAAGTTCACGACCCTGACGCCGCAGAAGCGGCTCGGGCTGCAGAGCTACTTCCCGGACGACGGGGAGACGGTCGGGGTCGGCCAGCCGATCTCGGTGAACTTCACCAACCCGCCGAACTCCAAGGACCGCGCCAACGTCGAGAAGGCGATGACGGTCACCACCACGCCGCACGTCGACGGCGCGTGGAGCTGGATCACCTCGACCCAGGTCGACTGGCGCCCGCAGAACTACTGGGCGTCGGGCACCAAGGTCTCGGTCGCGATGAACCTGAACGGCGTGAAGGCCGGCGACATCACGTACGGCTCGTACAACAAGAACTTCAGCTTCACCATCGGCCGCGACCAGCGTGCCGTGGTGGACACGAAGAACTACACCATGCACGTCTACCAGGACGGCAAGGACATCAAGGAGATCCCCACCGACACCGGCAAGGCCGGCTACAGCACGTGGGGCGGCACCATGGTGGTCCTGGACAAGCAGCCGATGATCGAGATGAAGTCCTGCTCGGTCCCCGGCTTCAGCTGCACCCCGGGCGTCGGCGAGTACTACGACCTCAAGGTGTACGACGACGTCCACCTGACCGACTCGGGCACGTACGTCCACGCGGCGGGCTGGGACACCCAGATCGGCACCGACAACACCTCGCACGGCTGCGTGCACCTGAAGCCGGCCGACGCGACGTGGTTCTACAACTTCATCAACATCGGCGACCCGGTCACCATCAACGGGGAGCCGGACCAGGTCCACAACGGCAACGGTTACACCGACTGGAACGAGAGCTGGCAGACCTGGCTCTCCGGTTCCGCGGCCGGGGTTTCGACCGCCGGGCAGTGA
- a CDS encoding ricin-type beta-trefoil lectin domain protein, translating into MSATPQQSPPRTARKRFRRLAAVAAPLAVALLAWAAAPDGVAQASAPPPPSGWNQVFLDDFNGGSGSGIDGQWMYDTGPGSNFGTGEIETMTNSTSNVHLDGNGNLDITALGGGSNWTSGRVQTTSANVGAPAGGKLMVTASIQQPTGGLGYWPAFWMLGPGQWPENGEIDIMEDVNALSEVAGTIHCGTYPGGVCNEGNGIGSGLRACGGCQSGFHTYSMVLDRTNTSNESITFYLDGNQYFSVSEGQVGASTWQQAYDHNLSIILDLAMGGGFPNGVCNCTTPTGSTASGGTMQVDYVAAYTTNGGGGPPPPPPGSGPIYSGVGSNICLDDQNSSTANYNPVQIYTCNGTAAQQWSVVQSGSTLHVLGKCLDIYAAGTTNGTKVDLYDCNGTGAQVFEPQSNGSLYNPQSNKCLDVPGATTQSGTQVQIYDCNGTNAQKWTLP; encoded by the coding sequence ATGTCCGCAACCCCACAGCAATCACCGCCCCGCACCGCCCGCAAACGCTTCCGGCGCCTGGCCGCGGTGGCCGCACCGCTCGCCGTCGCGCTTCTGGCGTGGGCCGCCGCGCCCGACGGCGTGGCCCAGGCCTCGGCGCCCCCACCGCCGTCGGGCTGGAACCAGGTCTTCCTCGACGACTTCAACGGCGGGTCCGGCAGCGGCATCGACGGTCAGTGGATGTACGACACCGGTCCGGGCTCGAACTTCGGCACCGGCGAGATCGAGACGATGACGAACTCGACCAGCAACGTGCACCTGGACGGCAACGGCAACCTCGACATCACCGCGCTGGGCGGCGGGAGCAACTGGACCTCGGGCCGGGTGCAGACCACCTCGGCCAACGTCGGGGCGCCGGCCGGCGGCAAGCTGATGGTGACCGCCTCGATCCAGCAGCCGACCGGGGGCCTGGGGTACTGGCCCGCGTTCTGGATGCTCGGGCCGGGCCAGTGGCCGGAGAACGGCGAGATCGACATCATGGAGGACGTCAACGCCCTGTCGGAGGTCGCGGGCACCATCCACTGCGGCACCTACCCCGGCGGCGTCTGCAACGAGGGCAACGGCATCGGCAGCGGGCTGCGAGCCTGCGGCGGCTGCCAGAGCGGCTTCCACACCTACTCCATGGTGCTGGACCGCACGAACACCTCGAACGAGTCGATCACGTTCTACCTCGACGGCAACCAGTACTTCTCGGTGAGCGAGGGACAGGTCGGCGCCTCGACCTGGCAGCAGGCCTACGACCACAACCTGTCGATCATCCTCGACCTGGCGATGGGCGGCGGGTTCCCGAACGGGGTCTGCAACTGCACCACGCCGACCGGATCGACCGCCTCCGGCGGCACGATGCAGGTCGACTACGTCGCGGCCTACACGACCAACGGCGGCGGCGGCCCGCCGCCGCCCCCGCCGGGCAGCGGCCCGATCTACTCCGGCGTCGGCTCCAACATCTGCCTGGACGACCAGAACTCGAGCACCGCGAACTACAACCCCGTGCAGATCTACACCTGCAACGGCACCGCGGCGCAGCAGTGGTCCGTGGTCCAGTCCGGGAGCACGCTGCATGTTCTGGGCAAGTGCCTGGACATCTATGCGGCCGGGACGACCAACGGGACGAAGGTCGATCTCTACGACTGCAACGGCACCGGAGCGCAGGTCTTCGAGCCGCAGTCGAACGGATCGCTCTACAACCCGCAGTCCAACAAGTGTCTGGATGTCCCCGGTGCGACCACGCAATCGGGTACGCAGGTCCAGATCTACGACTGCAACGGCACCAACGCTCAGAAGTGGACTCTTCCGTAG
- a CDS encoding nitroreductase family deazaflavin-dependent oxidoreductase, whose protein sequence is MPLEGEYEPSPAQWVREQVELYESSDGTQGGTLWDTGLPIVVLTTRGAKTGKIRKIPLMRVEYEGRYAAVASKGGFPQHPVWYFNVAADPHVELQDGAARLAMTAREVTGEEKAEWWARAVAAYPAYAEYQEKTDRVIPVFILEPRPAAS, encoded by the coding sequence ATGCCTCTTGAAGGCGAGTACGAGCCGAGTCCGGCGCAGTGGGTCCGCGAACAGGTCGAGCTCTACGAGAGTTCGGACGGCACACAGGGAGGGACGCTCTGGGACACCGGCCTGCCGATCGTCGTCCTCACCACGCGCGGCGCCAAAACCGGCAAGATCCGCAAGATCCCGCTGATGCGCGTGGAGTACGAAGGGCGCTACGCGGCCGTGGCTTCGAAAGGCGGCTTCCCGCAGCACCCGGTGTGGTACTTCAACGTCGCCGCCGACCCGCATGTCGAGCTCCAGGACGGCGCCGCGCGCCTGGCGATGACGGCCCGCGAAGTCACCGGCGAGGAGAAGGCCGAGTGGTGGGCGCGCGCGGTCGCCGCGTATCCGGCGTACGCCGAGTACCAGGAGAAAACCGACCGCGTGATCCCCGTCTTCATTCTGGAGCCGCGACCGGCCGCCTCTTGA
- a CDS encoding VOC family protein, producing MPSIKHFQVTFDCAEPQRVAQFWCEVLGYVLPPAPEGFATLAEYELTLPPEERGTWAACVDPSGAGPRLYFQRVPEGKVVKNRVHLDVRTVTGLVGAERVAVLEAECERLIALGASKVHLLPADEENESCMVMQDVEGNEFCLD from the coding sequence ATGCCGTCGATCAAGCATTTCCAGGTCACCTTCGACTGCGCCGAGCCGCAGCGTGTCGCGCAATTCTGGTGCGAGGTACTGGGGTACGTCCTCCCGCCGGCTCCGGAGGGCTTCGCCACGCTGGCCGAGTACGAGCTCACGCTGCCGCCGGAGGAGCGCGGTACGTGGGCCGCGTGCGTCGACCCCTCGGGAGCGGGTCCGCGCCTGTACTTCCAGCGCGTGCCGGAGGGCAAGGTCGTCAAGAACCGGGTGCATCTCGACGTGCGGACCGTGACCGGGCTCGTCGGCGCGGAGCGGGTCGCCGTGCTCGAGGCCGAGTGCGAGCGGCTGATCGCGCTCGGGGCGTCGAAGGTGCATCTGCTGCCCGCCGATGAGGAGAACGAGTCGTGCATGGTGATGCAGGACGTTGAGGGCAACGAGTTCTGCCTCGACTGA
- a CDS encoding NUDIX domain-containing protein, whose translation MVKQSAGILLYKIEDGELRVLLVHPGGPLFTKRDAGWWSIPKGEYTDDEDALAAAVRELREETGAEIDAARERLVDLGSVRQKSGKVVTAWGVEADFDVTTLVSNLFELEWPPRSGVRREYPEVDRGEWFGVEAAREKVNSAQAAFVDRLVAWLAENSEH comes from the coding sequence GTGGTGAAGCAGAGCGCGGGCATCCTGCTGTACAAGATCGAGGACGGCGAGCTGCGGGTGCTGCTCGTCCATCCCGGCGGGCCGCTGTTCACGAAGCGTGACGCGGGCTGGTGGTCGATTCCCAAGGGCGAGTACACCGACGACGAGGACGCGTTGGCGGCGGCCGTGCGCGAGCTGCGCGAGGAGACCGGCGCGGAGATCGACGCGGCGCGGGAGCGCCTGGTGGACCTCGGGTCGGTGCGGCAGAAGAGCGGGAAGGTGGTCACCGCGTGGGGCGTCGAGGCGGATTTCGACGTGACGACGTTGGTGAGCAACCTGTTCGAGCTCGAGTGGCCGCCTCGGTCGGGGGTGCGGCGGGAGTACCCGGAGGTGGATCGCGGGGAGTGGTTCGGGGTGGAGGCCGCGCGGGAGAAGGTCAACAGCGCGCAGGCTGCTTTCGTCGATCGGTTGGTGGCGTGGCTCGCGGAGAACTCAGAGCATTGA
- a CDS encoding cytochrome P450 — translation MTAEIFHPQTYTDAVPYARFAELRRTTPVCWIEEPAVGAWPAGPGYWGVFAHADVKRVLRDPQTFSSHLGGTQIRDPETADDLGFVRAMMLNQDPPAQSRLRRIVAAAFTPRAVRALEETIAERARILVDAALPAGRADFVEAAADLPVWTLARIMGVPDEDRRLLYDWANRVIGYQDTDYAGLTTADAAALSPLGRAALAQRPATMTRPDGRPLNPRSRTGLADMYAYAHGLAAASTDADARAAAAPGAADSAAPAAPTASAGIVPRLLAEGLADAEFENMFFLFAVAGNETLRNGIPGALLTLLQHPDQLADLRRDPEARLDAAVDELLRYWPPVMQFRRTAACDVTLGGRAIRAGDKVVVYHASANRDETVFPDPDRLDLTRSPNDHVSFGFGPHYCLGAHLAKTQMRAMLGQVLTRMPRIRPDGDPVRLTSNFQNGLKHLPVRWD, via the coding sequence GTGACGGCCGAGATCTTCCACCCGCAGACCTACACCGACGCCGTCCCCTACGCCCGCTTCGCCGAGCTCCGCCGCACCACCCCGGTCTGCTGGATCGAGGAGCCGGCCGTCGGCGCCTGGCCGGCCGGCCCCGGCTACTGGGGCGTGTTCGCGCACGCCGACGTCAAGCGCGTCCTGCGCGATCCGCAGACCTTCTCCTCGCACCTCGGCGGCACCCAGATCCGCGATCCGGAGACCGCCGACGACCTGGGCTTCGTCCGCGCCATGATGCTCAACCAGGACCCGCCGGCGCAGTCCCGGCTGCGGCGCATCGTCGCGGCGGCGTTCACCCCGCGGGCCGTCCGGGCGCTGGAGGAGACGATCGCCGAGCGGGCCCGGATCCTCGTCGACGCCGCCCTGCCCGCCGGCCGCGCCGACTTCGTCGAGGCCGCCGCCGACCTCCCGGTGTGGACGCTCGCGCGCATCATGGGCGTCCCGGACGAGGACCGCCGCCTGCTCTACGACTGGGCCAACCGGGTGATCGGCTATCAGGACACGGACTACGCCGGCCTGACCACCGCCGACGCCGCCGCGCTCAGCCCCCTCGGCCGCGCGGCGCTCGCTCAACGCCCGGCCACGATGACCAGGCCCGACGGACGCCCGCTCAACCCGCGCTCGCGCACAGGACTGGCCGACATGTACGCGTACGCGCACGGCCTCGCCGCAGCGAGTACGGATGCTGACGCCCGCGCTGCCGCCGCTCCCGGTGCCGCCGATTCGGCCGCCCCGGCCGCCCCGACCGCCTCCGCCGGGATCGTCCCGCGCCTCCTCGCCGAGGGCCTCGCCGACGCCGAGTTCGAAAACATGTTCTTCCTCTTCGCGGTGGCCGGCAACGAAACCCTCCGCAACGGCATCCCCGGCGCCCTCCTGACCCTCCTCCAGCACCCCGACCAGCTCGCCGACCTCCGCCGCGACCCCGAAGCCCGCCTCGACGCGGCCGTCGACGAACTCCTCCGCTACTGGCCCCCGGTGATGCAGTTCCGCCGCACCGCCGCCTGCGACGTCACCCTCGGCGGCCGCGCCATCCGGGCCGGGGACAAGGTCGTCGTCTACCACGCCTCCGCGAACCGCGACGAGACCGTCTTCCCCGACCCGGACCGCCTCGACCTCACCCGCAGCCCGAACGACCACGTCAGCTTCGGCTTCGGCCCGCACTACTGCCTCGGCGCGCACCTGGCCAAGACCCAGATGCGCGCGATGCTCGGCCAGGTCCTGACCCGGATGCCGCGGATCCGTCCCGACGGCGATCCGGTGCGCCTGACCTCCAACTTCCAGAACGGCCTCAAGCATCTGCCGGTCCGCTGGGACTAG
- a CDS encoding GNAT family N-acetyltransferase, producing MPAPELRPATAADLDTVLAFWQLAAEDAHRPADSAAALSALVARDPEALILAVDAATGELVGTVVAGWDGWRCHLYRLAVHPGRRRAGIGRLLVDAAEARFRALGGTRADAMVLDENDLAHRTWRAGGYAPQAEWSRWVKPL from the coding sequence ATGCCGGCCCCCGAACTCCGCCCCGCCACCGCCGCCGACCTCGACACCGTCCTGGCCTTCTGGCAGCTCGCCGCCGAGGACGCGCACCGTCCCGCCGACAGCGCCGCCGCGCTCTCAGCGCTCGTCGCGCGCGACCCCGAGGCCTTGATCCTCGCCGTCGACGCGGCCACCGGCGAGCTGGTCGGCACCGTCGTCGCCGGCTGGGACGGCTGGCGCTGCCACCTCTACCGCCTCGCCGTGCACCCCGGCCGCCGCCGCGCCGGCATCGGCCGTCTGCTGGTCGACGCTGCCGAGGCCCGCTTCCGCGCGCTCGGCGGCACCCGCGCCGACGCCATGGTGCTCGACGAGAACGACCTCGCGCACCGCACCTGGCGGGCCGGCGGCTACGCGCCCCAGGCCGAGTGGTCCCGCTGGGTCAAGCCGCTGTGA
- a CDS encoding histidine phosphatase family protein, translated as MSASAARDNEPTETAPSGADRAARVNGARQIVLWRHGRTAWNVERRFQGQTDIPLDEVGLAQAERAARVLAGLGPSVIVASDLIRATRTAESLAHLTDLPVSLDEGLRETYAGRWQGLDDDEIIARYPEEFESFRRGEPIRRGGGELETEVADRVVPAILRGLEKVPPGGTLVVATHGGAARVALGRMLGLPEELWGALGGLSNCCWSVLGEARRGWRLLEHNAGTLLEPVIGDDE; from the coding sequence ATGTCGGCGTCCGCCGCGCGCGACAACGAGCCGACCGAGACCGCGCCGTCCGGCGCGGACCGCGCCGCGCGGGTGAACGGCGCCCGGCAGATCGTCCTGTGGCGCCACGGCCGCACGGCCTGGAACGTGGAGCGCCGCTTCCAGGGCCAGACCGACATCCCCCTGGACGAGGTGGGCCTGGCCCAGGCCGAGCGCGCCGCCCGGGTCCTGGCCGGCCTCGGGCCGAGCGTGATCGTCGCCTCCGACCTGATCCGGGCGACGCGCACCGCCGAGAGCCTGGCACACCTCACGGACCTCCCGGTCAGCCTGGACGAAGGCCTCCGGGAAACCTACGCGGGCCGCTGGCAGGGCCTCGACGACGACGAGATCATCGCCCGCTACCCCGAGGAGTTCGAGTCGTTCCGCCGCGGCGAACCGATCCGCCGGGGCGGCGGCGAACTGGAGACCGAGGTCGCCGACCGCGTGGTGCCCGCCATCCTCCGCGGCCTGGAGAAGGTCCCGCCGGGCGGCACCCTGGTCGTCGCCACCCACGGCGGCGCGGCCCGCGTGGCCCTCGGCCGCATGCTCGGCCTGCCCGAGGAGCTGTGGGGCGCGCTCGGCGGGCTGTCGAACTGCTGCTGGTCCGTCCTCGGCGAGGCCCGCCGCGGATGGCGCCTGCTGGAGCACAACGCCGGCACGCTGCTGGAGCCGGTGATCGGCGACGACGAGTAG
- the nadD gene encoding nicotinate-nucleotide adenylyltransferase produces MTSHPTPEPQAAGATRRRRTRLGVMGGTFDPVHHGHLVAASEVASLFGLDEVVFVPTGEPWQKSERRVSPAEDRYLMTVIATASNPRFSVSRVDIDRGGPTFTTDTLRELSAERGPDTDLFFITGADALEQIFSWRDPEELFDLAHFIGVTRPGHRLADPGLPPGKASLVEVPAMAISSTGCRERVRHGEPVWYLVPDGIVQYINKRGLYRDTPGTGTT; encoded by the coding sequence ATGACCTCTCATCCGACGCCTGAGCCGCAGGCCGCCGGGGCGACCCGACGGCGCCGGACGCGGCTGGGCGTCATGGGCGGCACCTTCGACCCCGTGCACCACGGCCACCTGGTCGCGGCCAGCGAGGTCGCGAGCCTGTTCGGGCTCGACGAGGTGGTGTTCGTCCCGACCGGTGAACCCTGGCAGAAGTCCGAGCGCCGGGTGTCCCCGGCCGAGGACCGCTATCTGATGACGGTGATCGCCACCGCCTCGAACCCCCGGTTCTCCGTGAGCCGGGTGGACATCGACCGCGGCGGGCCCACCTTCACCACCGACACCCTGCGGGAGCTGTCGGCCGAGCGCGGCCCGGACACCGACCTGTTCTTCATCACCGGCGCCGACGCCCTGGAGCAGATCTTCTCCTGGCGCGACCCCGAGGAACTGTTCGACCTCGCCCACTTCATCGGCGTCACCCGGCCGGGCCACCGGCTGGCCGACCCGGGGCTGCCGCCGGGGAAGGCCTCGCTGGTGGAGGTGCCGGCCATGGCGATCTCCTCCACCGGCTGCCGTGAACGCGTCCGGCACGGGGAACCGGTCTGGTACCTGGTCCCCGACGGAATCGTCCAGTACATCAACAAGCGGGGGCTCTACCGGGACACCCCTGGGACAGGGACGACATGA
- a CDS encoding M48 family metallopeptidase, with protein sequence MPDREGSENTPDRSRKRFPGISSRAYEHPADRTALVALRKVDGFDMLLRKLSGFIDERKIRLSLLADGVKVGDLQFPRLQTMLEDAVDVLDIGFMPEMYVVQNPVPNAFTIGMDRPTIVLTTGLYELMDEEEMRFVVGHEAGHVLSGHAVYRTMLFWLTNFATKLSWMPIGKWGIDMFINALLEWFRKAELSCDRAGLLVEQDLDAAMRSLMKLAGGSHLAEMNPVAFLEQAREHEGGGGLRESILKLVSLRERTHPYTSIRALELTRWVESGDYQRVMSGDYPRREDDPQASVREEARAAANQYKENFERTTDPLLTKVRGFADEVAGVGSRLGETMYRKWGPGRGEGDSVPDEGAEG encoded by the coding sequence ATGCCGGATCGCGAAGGTTCTGAGAACACGCCGGACCGGAGCCGGAAGCGTTTCCCGGGCATCAGCTCCCGGGCATACGAGCATCCCGCGGACCGCACGGCACTGGTCGCGCTGCGCAAGGTCGACGGCTTCGACATGCTGCTGCGCAAGCTGTCCGGCTTCATCGACGAACGCAAGATCCGGCTGTCCCTGCTGGCCGACGGCGTCAAGGTCGGCGACCTGCAGTTCCCGCGCCTGCAGACGATGCTGGAGGACGCCGTCGACGTCCTGGACATCGGCTTCATGCCGGAGATGTACGTCGTCCAGAACCCGGTCCCGAACGCCTTCACCATCGGCATGGACCGCCCGACGATCGTCCTGACGACCGGCCTGTACGAGCTGATGGACGAAGAGGAGATGCGCTTCGTCGTCGGCCACGAGGCCGGCCACGTCCTGTCCGGCCACGCGGTCTACCGCACGATGCTGTTCTGGCTGACCAACTTCGCCACCAAGCTGTCCTGGATGCCCATCGGCAAGTGGGGCATCGACATGTTCATCAACGCCCTGCTGGAGTGGTTCCGCAAGGCCGAACTGTCCTGCGACCGCGCCGGCCTGCTGGTCGAACAGGACCTGGACGCCGCCATGCGCTCCCTGATGAAGCTCGCCGGCGGCTCCCATCTGGCGGAGATGAACCCGGTCGCCTTCCTGGAGCAGGCCCGCGAGCACGAAGGCGGCGGCGGCCTGCGCGAATCGATACTGAAGCTGGTGAGCCTGCGCGAACGCACCCACCCCTACACCTCGATCCGCGCCCTGGAACTGACCCGCTGGGTCGAGTCCGGCGACTACCAGCGCGTCATGTCCGGCGACTACCCGCGCCGCGAGGACGACCCGCAGGCCAGCGTCCGCGAGGAGGCCCGCGCCGCGGCGAACCAGTACAAGGAGAACTTCGAGCGGACCACCGACCCGCTGCTGACGAAGGTGCGCGGCTTCGCCGACGAGGTGGCCGGGGTCGGGAGCCGGCTCGGCGAGACGATGTACCGCAAGTGGGGCCCGGGGCGCGGGGAGGGCGACAGCGTGCCGGATGAGGGCGCTGAGGGCTGA